From a region of the Streptomyces tirandamycinicus genome:
- a CDS encoding acyl-CoA synthetase, with protein sequence MSALFPALAAAARAAHGTHDPHGTDGDVRHRPALRFGDRELTYGALACAAGAVAERISGAGRVAVWATPTLETAVGAVAALFAGVPAVPLNPRTGERELAHIIRDSAPHLVLAGPDDELPPVLAALERIDIEAAGPGGVSGPGEAPGPGVRALPAEPGPETAALIVYTSGTTGPPKGAVLPRRAIAATLDALADAWEWTGDDVLVQALPLFHVHGLILGVLGPLRRGGAVRHLGRFSAEGVGRELGTGATMLFGVPTMYHRLAEAVDGDPELAKSLAGARLLVSGSAALPVHDHERLFAATGRRVVERYGMTETLMNTSVRVDGEPCPGSVGLPLPGVELRLVEEDGTEITALDGETVGEIQVRGPNLFTGYLNRPDATAAAFDGDWFRTGDMAVRAPDGQVRIVGRKATDLIKSGGYKIGAGEIENALLEHPQVREAAVTGEPDDDLGERVVAWVVPADPARPPSGDELAGHVASQLAPHKRPRTVRFLDALPRNDMGKIMKRSLPHG encoded by the coding sequence GTGAGTGCTCTCTTCCCCGCCCTGGCGGCGGCCGCGCGGGCCGCCCACGGCACGCACGACCCGCACGGCACAGACGGCGACGTACGGCACCGGCCCGCGCTGCGCTTCGGCGACCGGGAGCTGACGTACGGCGCGCTGGCCTGCGCCGCCGGGGCGGTGGCGGAACGGATCTCCGGGGCGGGCCGGGTCGCGGTGTGGGCAACACCCACGCTGGAGACGGCCGTCGGCGCGGTGGCCGCGCTGTTCGCGGGGGTGCCCGCCGTACCGCTCAACCCGCGCACGGGAGAGCGGGAACTGGCCCACATCATCCGGGACAGCGCCCCGCACCTGGTGCTGGCCGGTCCGGACGACGAACTGCCGCCCGTACTGGCCGCCCTGGAGCGGATCGACATCGAGGCGGCGGGACCCGGGGGCGTGTCGGGACCCGGGGAAGCGCCGGGGCCCGGCGTCCGGGCCCTGCCCGCCGAGCCGGGCCCGGAGACCGCCGCGTTGATCGTCTACACCTCGGGGACCACCGGGCCGCCCAAGGGCGCGGTGCTGCCGCGCCGGGCGATCGCGGCCACTCTCGACGCCCTGGCGGATGCGTGGGAGTGGACCGGCGACGACGTCCTCGTCCAGGCGCTGCCGCTGTTCCATGTGCACGGGCTGATCCTGGGCGTTCTCGGCCCGCTGCGGCGGGGCGGCGCGGTGCGGCACCTCGGGCGGTTCTCGGCCGAGGGCGTGGGGCGGGAGCTCGGCACCGGGGCGACGATGCTGTTCGGGGTGCCGACGATGTACCACCGGCTGGCGGAGGCGGTGGACGGCGACCCGGAGCTGGCGAAGTCCCTCGCGGGCGCCCGGCTGCTGGTGTCCGGCTCGGCGGCGCTGCCCGTGCACGACCACGAACGGCTCTTCGCCGCGACGGGCCGGCGGGTCGTCGAGCGGTACGGGATGACCGAGACGCTGATGAACACGAGCGTCCGGGTGGACGGCGAGCCGTGTCCCGGATCGGTGGGCCTGCCGCTTCCGGGGGTGGAGCTGCGGCTGGTGGAGGAGGACGGGACGGAGATCACGGCGCTGGACGGGGAGACGGTCGGCGAGATCCAGGTCCGGGGGCCGAACCTGTTCACCGGCTATCTGAACCGGCCGGACGCGACCGCGGCGGCGTTCGACGGCGACTGGTTCCGCACCGGCGACATGGCGGTGCGGGCCCCGGACGGGCAGGTGCGGATCGTGGGCCGCAAGGCCACGGACCTGATCAAGAGCGGCGGCTACAAGATCGGTGCGGGCGAGATCGAGAACGCCCTGCTGGAGCACCCGCAGGTGCGGGAGGCCGCGGTGACCGGCGAACCGGACGACGACCTGGGCGAGCGGGTGGTGGCGTGGGTGGTGCCCGCCGACCCGGCCCGCCCGCCGTCCGGGGACGAACTGGCCGGCCATGTCGCGTCCCAGCTCGCCCCGCACAAGCGCCCGCGGACGGTCCGGTTCCTGGACGCGCTGCCCCGCAACGACATGGGCAAGATCATGAAGCGGTCGCTCCCCCATGGCTGA